A DNA window from Synchiropus splendidus isolate RoL2022-P1 chromosome 2, RoL_Sspl_1.0, whole genome shotgun sequence contains the following coding sequences:
- the LOC128755013 gene encoding DNA-binding protein Ikaros-like isoform X1 has product MNGEEYSGTESPKSPEMWTNGADVKPLEEDDEQDEQSYSDTKITIKDELEETENQEMSNTDEKETLEVAEREGGSEDELDEDERMEEERDEDEGGEPQNLYPCYSDPVLPDAHTTGSENLYMLDAMPPRMSPAGKLKCDVCGLSCVSINVLLVHKRSHTGERPFHCSQCGASFTQKGNLLRHIKLHSGEKPFKCPMCSYACRRRDALSGHLRTHSVEKPFKCNHCSRSYKQRSSLEEHRDRCHVYMQCKAAPEPDLGHASRAHMGSERALLLDKLASNVAKRKSTMPQKFTGDNSVCLDLSFNKPPAQQGDVNEPNSPLPDAQHQPSVLSGVNSDSISSHRVYMNQNDIHHMTNGHKMGLHGAQPHLSMESFRANGSQPVLYSLGNLLGGVNHQNGLPQSQNQHLPLPFMEASRGEVGGLQGAVFPCSHCRVIFLDYVMFTIHMGCHGFRDPLECNVCGHRSRDRYEFSSHIVRGEHRLDLK; this is encoded by the exons ATGAACGGTGAGGAGTATTCAGGGACTGAATCCCCCAAGAGTCCAG AAATGTGGACAAACGGTGCAGATGTGAAACCactggaggaggacgacgagCAGGATGAACAGTCATACAGCGATACGAAAA TAACAATAAAGGATGAGCTTGAGGAGACTGAAAATCAAGAGATGAGCAACACAGATGAGAAGGAAACTCTTGAGGTAGCGGAAAGAGAGGGCGGCAGCGAGGATGAACTGGACGAAGAcgagaggatggaggaggagagggatgaaGACGAAGGGGGTGAGCCTCAGAATCTGTATCCTTGCTACAGCGACCCCGTCCTGCCCGATGCTCACACCACAGGCTCGGAAAACCTCTACATGCTCGACGCGATGCCTCCTCGCATGTCACCTGCAGGCAAACTCAAGTGTGATGTCTGTGGCTTGTCCTGCGTCAGCATCAACGTTCTGCTGGTGCACAAACGCAGCCACACTG GTGAGAGACCGTTCCACTGCTCTCAATGCGGCGCCTCCTTTACTCAGAAGGGAAACCTGCTCCGCCACATCAAGCTGCACTCTGGTGAGAAACCCTTCAAGTGTCCCATGTGCAGCTACGCCTGCCGTCGACGGGATGCCCTGAGTGGACACCTGCGCACACACTCTG TTGAGAAGCCCTTCAAATGCAACCACTGCAGCCGCAGCTACAAGCAGCGCAGCTCCCTGGAGGAGCACCGAGACAGGTGCCACGTCTACATGCAGTGCAAAGCCGCCCCTGAGCCAG ACCTCGGCCACGCATCCAGGGCTCACATGGGATCCGAGCGTGCCCTGCTCCTCGACAAGCTCGCCAGCAACGTGGCCAAACGCAAGAGCACCATGCCTCAGAAGTTCACAG GTGACAACAGCGTGTGTCTGGACCTGAGCTTTAACAAGCCGCCGGCCCAGCAGGGCGATGTGAACGAACCCAACTCACCTCTCCCAGACGCCCAGCATCAGCCGTCCGTCCTCTCAGGCGTCAACAGCGACTCGATATCTTCGCACAGAGTTTACATGAATCAGAACGACATCCATCACATGACCAATGGCCACAAGATGGGACTTCACGGGGCCCAGCCGCACCTCAGCATGGAGTCGTTCCGTGCCAATGGATCCCAGCCCGTGCTGTACAGTCTAGGTAACCTCTTAGGAGGTGTGAACCATCAGAATGGACTCCCTCAATCCCAAAACCAGCACCTGCCGCTGCCCTTCATGGAGGCCTCGCGGGGAGAGGTGGGGGGATTGCAAGGGGCAGTTTTCCCGTGCAGCCACTGCCGGGTGATCTTCCTTGACTACGTCATGTTCACCATCCACATGGGCTGCCACGGCTTTCGCGACCCCCTGGAGTGCAATGTGTGTGGCCACCGCAGCAGGGACCGCTACGAGTTCTCCTCGCACATAGTACGCGGAGAGCACCGCCTGGATCTCAAGTAG
- the LOC128755013 gene encoding DNA-binding protein Ikaros-like isoform X2, with protein sequence MNGEEYSGTESPKSPEMWTNGADVKPLEEDDEQDEQSYSDTKITIKDELEETENQEMSNTDEKETLEVAEREGGSEDELDEDERMEEERDEDEGGSENLYMLDAMPPRMSPAGKLKCDVCGLSCVSINVLLVHKRSHTGERPFHCSQCGASFTQKGNLLRHIKLHSGEKPFKCPMCSYACRRRDALSGHLRTHSVEKPFKCNHCSRSYKQRSSLEEHRDRCHVYMQCKAAPEPDLGHASRAHMGSERALLLDKLASNVAKRKSTMPQKFTGDNSVCLDLSFNKPPAQQGDVNEPNSPLPDAQHQPSVLSGVNSDSISSHRVYMNQNDIHHMTNGHKMGLHGAQPHLSMESFRANGSQPVLYSLGNLLGGVNHQNGLPQSQNQHLPLPFMEASRGEVGGLQGAVFPCSHCRVIFLDYVMFTIHMGCHGFRDPLECNVCGHRSRDRYEFSSHIVRGEHRLDLK encoded by the exons ATGAACGGTGAGGAGTATTCAGGGACTGAATCCCCCAAGAGTCCAG AAATGTGGACAAACGGTGCAGATGTGAAACCactggaggaggacgacgagCAGGATGAACAGTCATACAGCGATACGAAAA TAACAATAAAGGATGAGCTTGAGGAGACTGAAAATCAAGAGATGAGCAACACAGATGAGAAGGAAACTCTTGAGGTAGCGGAAAGAGAGGGCGGCAGCGAGGATGAACTGGACGAAGAcgagaggatggaggaggagagggatgaaGACGAAGGGG GCTCGGAAAACCTCTACATGCTCGACGCGATGCCTCCTCGCATGTCACCTGCAGGCAAACTCAAGTGTGATGTCTGTGGCTTGTCCTGCGTCAGCATCAACGTTCTGCTGGTGCACAAACGCAGCCACACTG GTGAGAGACCGTTCCACTGCTCTCAATGCGGCGCCTCCTTTACTCAGAAGGGAAACCTGCTCCGCCACATCAAGCTGCACTCTGGTGAGAAACCCTTCAAGTGTCCCATGTGCAGCTACGCCTGCCGTCGACGGGATGCCCTGAGTGGACACCTGCGCACACACTCTG TTGAGAAGCCCTTCAAATGCAACCACTGCAGCCGCAGCTACAAGCAGCGCAGCTCCCTGGAGGAGCACCGAGACAGGTGCCACGTCTACATGCAGTGCAAAGCCGCCCCTGAGCCAG ACCTCGGCCACGCATCCAGGGCTCACATGGGATCCGAGCGTGCCCTGCTCCTCGACAAGCTCGCCAGCAACGTGGCCAAACGCAAGAGCACCATGCCTCAGAAGTTCACAG GTGACAACAGCGTGTGTCTGGACCTGAGCTTTAACAAGCCGCCGGCCCAGCAGGGCGATGTGAACGAACCCAACTCACCTCTCCCAGACGCCCAGCATCAGCCGTCCGTCCTCTCAGGCGTCAACAGCGACTCGATATCTTCGCACAGAGTTTACATGAATCAGAACGACATCCATCACATGACCAATGGCCACAAGATGGGACTTCACGGGGCCCAGCCGCACCTCAGCATGGAGTCGTTCCGTGCCAATGGATCCCAGCCCGTGCTGTACAGTCTAGGTAACCTCTTAGGAGGTGTGAACCATCAGAATGGACTCCCTCAATCCCAAAACCAGCACCTGCCGCTGCCCTTCATGGAGGCCTCGCGGGGAGAGGTGGGGGGATTGCAAGGGGCAGTTTTCCCGTGCAGCCACTGCCGGGTGATCTTCCTTGACTACGTCATGTTCACCATCCACATGGGCTGCCACGGCTTTCGCGACCCCCTGGAGTGCAATGTGTGTGGCCACCGCAGCAGGGACCGCTACGAGTTCTCCTCGCACATAGTACGCGGAGAGCACCGCCTGGATCTCAAGTAG
- the LOC128755013 gene encoding DNA-binding protein Ikaros-like isoform X3 produces the protein MNGEEYSGTESPKSPEMWTNGADVKPLEEDDEQDEQSYSDTKITIKDELEETENQEMSNTDEKETLEVAEREGGSEDELDEDERMEEERDEDEGGKLKCDVCGLSCVSINVLLVHKRSHTGERPFHCSQCGASFTQKGNLLRHIKLHSGEKPFKCPMCSYACRRRDALSGHLRTHSVEKPFKCNHCSRSYKQRSSLEEHRDRCHVYMQCKAAPEPDLGHASRAHMGSERALLLDKLASNVAKRKSTMPQKFTGDNSVCLDLSFNKPPAQQGDVNEPNSPLPDAQHQPSVLSGVNSDSISSHRVYMNQNDIHHMTNGHKMGLHGAQPHLSMESFRANGSQPVLYSLGNLLGGVNHQNGLPQSQNQHLPLPFMEASRGEVGGLQGAVFPCSHCRVIFLDYVMFTIHMGCHGFRDPLECNVCGHRSRDRYEFSSHIVRGEHRLDLK, from the exons ATGAACGGTGAGGAGTATTCAGGGACTGAATCCCCCAAGAGTCCAG AAATGTGGACAAACGGTGCAGATGTGAAACCactggaggaggacgacgagCAGGATGAACAGTCATACAGCGATACGAAAA TAACAATAAAGGATGAGCTTGAGGAGACTGAAAATCAAGAGATGAGCAACACAGATGAGAAGGAAACTCTTGAGGTAGCGGAAAGAGAGGGCGGCAGCGAGGATGAACTGGACGAAGAcgagaggatggaggaggagagggatgaaGACGAAGGGG GCAAACTCAAGTGTGATGTCTGTGGCTTGTCCTGCGTCAGCATCAACGTTCTGCTGGTGCACAAACGCAGCCACACTG GTGAGAGACCGTTCCACTGCTCTCAATGCGGCGCCTCCTTTACTCAGAAGGGAAACCTGCTCCGCCACATCAAGCTGCACTCTGGTGAGAAACCCTTCAAGTGTCCCATGTGCAGCTACGCCTGCCGTCGACGGGATGCCCTGAGTGGACACCTGCGCACACACTCTG TTGAGAAGCCCTTCAAATGCAACCACTGCAGCCGCAGCTACAAGCAGCGCAGCTCCCTGGAGGAGCACCGAGACAGGTGCCACGTCTACATGCAGTGCAAAGCCGCCCCTGAGCCAG ACCTCGGCCACGCATCCAGGGCTCACATGGGATCCGAGCGTGCCCTGCTCCTCGACAAGCTCGCCAGCAACGTGGCCAAACGCAAGAGCACCATGCCTCAGAAGTTCACAG GTGACAACAGCGTGTGTCTGGACCTGAGCTTTAACAAGCCGCCGGCCCAGCAGGGCGATGTGAACGAACCCAACTCACCTCTCCCAGACGCCCAGCATCAGCCGTCCGTCCTCTCAGGCGTCAACAGCGACTCGATATCTTCGCACAGAGTTTACATGAATCAGAACGACATCCATCACATGACCAATGGCCACAAGATGGGACTTCACGGGGCCCAGCCGCACCTCAGCATGGAGTCGTTCCGTGCCAATGGATCCCAGCCCGTGCTGTACAGTCTAGGTAACCTCTTAGGAGGTGTGAACCATCAGAATGGACTCCCTCAATCCCAAAACCAGCACCTGCCGCTGCCCTTCATGGAGGCCTCGCGGGGAGAGGTGGGGGGATTGCAAGGGGCAGTTTTCCCGTGCAGCCACTGCCGGGTGATCTTCCTTGACTACGTCATGTTCACCATCCACATGGGCTGCCACGGCTTTCGCGACCCCCTGGAGTGCAATGTGTGTGGCCACCGCAGCAGGGACCGCTACGAGTTCTCCTCGCACATAGTACGCGGAGAGCACCGCCTGGATCTCAAGTAG
- the LOC128755013 gene encoding DNA-binding protein Ikaros-like isoform X4: MNGEEYSGTESPKSPEMWTNGADVKPLEEDDEQDEQSYSDTKITIKDELEETENQEMSNTDEKETLEVAEREGGSEDELDEDERMEEERDEDEGGERPFHCSQCGASFTQKGNLLRHIKLHSGEKPFKCPMCSYACRRRDALSGHLRTHSVEKPFKCNHCSRSYKQRSSLEEHRDRCHVYMQCKAAPEPDLGHASRAHMGSERALLLDKLASNVAKRKSTMPQKFTGDNSVCLDLSFNKPPAQQGDVNEPNSPLPDAQHQPSVLSGVNSDSISSHRVYMNQNDIHHMTNGHKMGLHGAQPHLSMESFRANGSQPVLYSLGNLLGGVNHQNGLPQSQNQHLPLPFMEASRGEVGGLQGAVFPCSHCRVIFLDYVMFTIHMGCHGFRDPLECNVCGHRSRDRYEFSSHIVRGEHRLDLK; encoded by the exons ATGAACGGTGAGGAGTATTCAGGGACTGAATCCCCCAAGAGTCCAG AAATGTGGACAAACGGTGCAGATGTGAAACCactggaggaggacgacgagCAGGATGAACAGTCATACAGCGATACGAAAA TAACAATAAAGGATGAGCTTGAGGAGACTGAAAATCAAGAGATGAGCAACACAGATGAGAAGGAAACTCTTGAGGTAGCGGAAAGAGAGGGCGGCAGCGAGGATGAACTGGACGAAGAcgagaggatggaggaggagagggatgaaGACGAAGGGG GTGAGAGACCGTTCCACTGCTCTCAATGCGGCGCCTCCTTTACTCAGAAGGGAAACCTGCTCCGCCACATCAAGCTGCACTCTGGTGAGAAACCCTTCAAGTGTCCCATGTGCAGCTACGCCTGCCGTCGACGGGATGCCCTGAGTGGACACCTGCGCACACACTCTG TTGAGAAGCCCTTCAAATGCAACCACTGCAGCCGCAGCTACAAGCAGCGCAGCTCCCTGGAGGAGCACCGAGACAGGTGCCACGTCTACATGCAGTGCAAAGCCGCCCCTGAGCCAG ACCTCGGCCACGCATCCAGGGCTCACATGGGATCCGAGCGTGCCCTGCTCCTCGACAAGCTCGCCAGCAACGTGGCCAAACGCAAGAGCACCATGCCTCAGAAGTTCACAG GTGACAACAGCGTGTGTCTGGACCTGAGCTTTAACAAGCCGCCGGCCCAGCAGGGCGATGTGAACGAACCCAACTCACCTCTCCCAGACGCCCAGCATCAGCCGTCCGTCCTCTCAGGCGTCAACAGCGACTCGATATCTTCGCACAGAGTTTACATGAATCAGAACGACATCCATCACATGACCAATGGCCACAAGATGGGACTTCACGGGGCCCAGCCGCACCTCAGCATGGAGTCGTTCCGTGCCAATGGATCCCAGCCCGTGCTGTACAGTCTAGGTAACCTCTTAGGAGGTGTGAACCATCAGAATGGACTCCCTCAATCCCAAAACCAGCACCTGCCGCTGCCCTTCATGGAGGCCTCGCGGGGAGAGGTGGGGGGATTGCAAGGGGCAGTTTTCCCGTGCAGCCACTGCCGGGTGATCTTCCTTGACTACGTCATGTTCACCATCCACATGGGCTGCCACGGCTTTCGCGACCCCCTGGAGTGCAATGTGTGTGGCCACCGCAGCAGGGACCGCTACGAGTTCTCCTCGCACATAGTACGCGGAGAGCACCGCCTGGATCTCAAGTAG